The Alicyclobacillus macrosporangiidus CPP55 genome segment TCCTGATAGTCAAACCGGAGCCCGCCGTGCAACTCGGCCGCCGCGTTCAACACGCGCACCGCCGCCGGCACGACCTCCTTGCCGATCCCGTCGCCCGGGATGACTGCAACACGATACCGGTTCATCTGAGTCACACCCTTCGCCCAATACTGACGTAACGCCTCCAGGATACCATGTCCCCGCCCGTGCCGGAGCACCGGTCACCCGGGATCCCCTCCCGCACCTTGCCACCATCCTGCGCTCTGCGTCGTCATATCGAACAGACCCACAGGCAAATCGGGAGGCTGATTCGGATGCATCACAACCGCCTTGCACCTGTACACGTCACCGCCGCCGTACTCGTCCTGATGGCCCTGGGAGGGTGCGGAATCCCGAGTGCGCCGCAACGGCCTTCGGCCAACACGGCCCAACCCGCTTACGCCGCGGTCGGCTCCGGCTCGGGTGCCAGCCGTGTCACCGACAACGACCTCCGCAACGGCGTGCCCGCCTCCCAGCCGCAGCCGCCCCTGCCCATGACGTTCTCCGCCGACGCCTGGCGCGGCATGGGGGAAGCCGCTATTCTGGTCGCCCCAGCCGCGTCCCAAAATGACTCCGGCGGATGGCTCTTTGTCTTGCCTTCCATCCCCGCCGCCGCGGGCGCGAATGTCCTCGCGAGCGCGCATCCCGTCTATCTGGGCGATCGCGTCCTGTCCGCGCGGATCTCCCCCGACGGGCGATGGGTCGCCGTCGTCCGCCAGGAGCCCGCCACCGGTGCCGCCGGCCCTGCCCCCGCGTGCAGCCTGTGGCTGGTGGCGGCAGACGGACGGACGAGTCAGCGCGTGGCGGCGGGGGACGTGATCACGGGCGGATGGTTGCCAAGTACCGACACCTTCGTGTACACCGACGGCACCGCCGCCGTCCACGCGGTCGATCCCGGCGGCACTCCGCACCGTCTGCCCATCTCCACAGCGCCGGGCGCCACCCTCCAACAGGTGGTGCCGAATCCCCGCGACGGACGGCTGGCGCTGCTCGAAGTCGTCCCGGATCCCGGCGGCAATGCCATCGACCGGCACGACGTACTGTTGCTGTGGGACCCGAACGGTGCCCGCACCACCGTCTTGCGGACCGCGAACAAAGGCGACGGCTTCTTGCTCGGCCCCTGGACGGCGGACGGACAGGCGCTCTTCTACTGGCCCGATCCGCTCCACTCCGCGTCGCTCGCCGCCGACGGCCTGACGCTGCACCGCGTCGACACCGCCGGCCACGACCAGGCGCTCACGGTCACCCTGCCCGGCACGGACGCCATCGCGCCGGCCACGGGATCGCAAGCGGCCATCCAGACCGGGGCCGGACGGACGCTGTGGGCCGCGCCCAAGCAGATCCAGTGGTTGGACGGCCACCGGCTCACTCCGGTCTCGCCGAACCCCGGGCACACCCAACTGTGGCCAACCGTCAGTCCGGACGGCAAGACGGTCGCCTTCGTGGAAGGCCCGGCCGGCGCCCCCAAGTCCCAGGCCTCCACCGCCGATGCCATGTCCCGGGCCTGGTGGGCGCAGACATCGCTCGTCGCGGTCGATCTCGAGCGCCACCAGCGGCACGTGGTGGTGCCCGCAGGCGGCGATCCCGCGCAAGCCCGCTTCACCCCAGACGGGCGAATCCTCATCGCCGACCGCGCAGGCCTCGCCTGGGTCGCGCCGTCCGGCCAGGCACAGCCCCACCGGGTGCTGACGATCGCGCAGACGGCTGCGCCCTTGCCCGCCCAGTGGGGGTCTGTGGCGCCCATCGGGATCGCCGACCTCCACCCGTGACCGTGGGGTCTCTGGGAAACCTCGTGATGGCGCTTCCGAAGCCGCGCGGGGTTATTCCGCCAGCCCCAGGTACCGCACCAGGTCCGCCAGCTCCTCCAGCGTCCGCCCGTCCACGGCCGGGGCGGGCGGGCGCACGTACGCGGAGTCAATCACCCCGCGCAACTTGAACGTCTCCTTGCGGATGGCCACGCCGCTGACGCCGAGCTGCGCCTCGAAGCGGATCAAGGGCAGGTGGCGGTAGAACTCGGTGCGCGCCGCCTCCGCGTCACCCGCGGTAAACCGCTCGTACACCCGCACCAGCACTTCCGGGTAGGCGAAGCCGGTCATGATCCCGGACGCCCCGCGGGCCAACTCCTCGTAGAAGTACATGCCTCCCAGGCCGCCGAACAGGCGCATGCGGCCATCCGTCTCCTCCAGGATGCGCGTGATCTTGACGGTGGTCGGCGACTCCTCCAGCTTCGCGAAGCGCGCCGTCGGCACCTCGCGCACGACGCGGCCGAAAAAGGCGGGCGGCAGCACGACGCCCGTCGTCGTCGGCTCGTCCTGGACGACGAGCGGCAGGTCGGTCGCCTCCCCGACGCGCCGGTAGTGCTCCAGCACCAGATCGAGGTTCTTGAGGTTGTTCGGCGGCGCCACCATCACCGCGTCCGCCCCGAGGCGCTTGGCCTCGCGGACGAAGTGGATCGCCTGATGCGTCCCCGGCGCGGAGCAGCCGACCGTCACAGGCACCCGCCCGGCCACCTGATCGATGACCGTCTGTGTCACCACCGCCCGTTCCGCTTCCGTCAGCTTGTTCGCCTCGCCCATGATGCCGAGCAGCGTGATGCCGTGCACGCCCGCCTGCAGATAGAAATCCGTCAACCGGCGCAGGCTCGCCACGTCCACCTCGCCCGCGTCCGTGAAGGGCGTCAACGAAATCACCGAGATCCCGTGCAACTCCGCCATGCCGCTTCCTCCTCTGCCGAAGGCGCGGGTCTTCCCCGCGCCCGCCGTTCATCCAAAGATGAGTTCGCCTGCTTCCGTGAACCGCATCGGCTCCGCCGGGCCCAGCACCTCCATCCGCTCGTGGGCCGCTACTTCCGGCAGCAGCGATTCCGACACCCAGATGTGCTCCAGGTGCAGAGTGTTGCGGATCCGCACCACCCGCGCCTGCGCCAGGTCCGGGCAGTTGCACGTCTTGATGGCCGCCTGGATGGCGAGCCGGTCGGTCGGCAGCACCATCGGCAGCTTGATGCTCGTCATGGTGGTCGACGTCAGCGAGTTCGCGTACCCTTTGACGCGGTCGATCTTCGCCTCCAGCGCCGCCGTCGTCACATCCGCCAACCCGACCCCGGCCGCGTTGCCGTCCGTCTTCTCCGTCAGGCGCAGCACGCACACCTTGCCGATGCGGATGTCGGGCTGCACCAGCTGGTTCGGGTAGCGTCCGGTGACGTTCGGATCCATCCCGACGCCGCTGATGTCCTTGCCCATCTCGTCAACCACCAGGACGTCCGGGTCGCGGACGAGGATCTTCGGCATCAAGCGCCGTGCCTCGTTCAACAGCTCGGGCTCCACCTCGTGCAGCCGTTCGGCGGGCACCGCCACCACGCGCGCCGTCTGGTCGTATGCGTTCTCCAATACCCCCACGCCGAACCACACCGGCAGCCGCTCGATGAGGGCCGCCGACAGGTCGAGCAAGTGGCGGGTCATGTGGTCGAACCCGCGCGCGTGGGCCGTCTCCGCCCCCTTCTGTTTGCCGAGGCCGATCACCAGCATCTTGATGAGCCCCGACTCCACCTTGCCGCGGAACGACGTATGGGGCTTGATCCGGTTGATCACGATGATCCCGTCCGCCTTCGCGGCGTACGCGTCCACGTACAGCGGCAGGCCGCCCGCCGACACGCCCGCCTGCACCACCTCCATGGTCGCCCGTACCGGCGCGCCGACAGTCGCCTCCGTCACGCCCAGGTGCTCGAGCATCGCCCTCTGGCCATCCGCCGTCGCCCCGCCGTGGCTGCCCATCGCCGGGACGATGAACGGGTCCGCCCCGCGCTGCTTCACGACCTCCACCACCGCCCGCACCAGCACGGGCAGGTTGGCGATCCCGCGCGACCCCACACCGATGGCCACCTTCGCCCCGGGCCGGATGCGCTCCGCCACCCCCGCCTCGGCGATCGCCCGGTGCACCGCACCCGCCACGTCGTCCACGCGCTCGGCGGCGAACTTCTGTCGCACCGGCGCCATCTTCGGCAGCGGGATGTCGCGCAACAGGTCCTCGAGAACGCCCATTTCATCCACCTCTCTTCCCGTCTCCGCCGGCCCGATGCTTCCGCTTGGCATCGGCGGCGGGCGGCCGTGCGTTTTGCCTACCCGCGGACCGGATTGACCAGGGACAAGAACCCGTCGATGCGGCACTCGGCCACGTCGCCCGGCCGGATCACCGCCGCGCCCGGCGTCCCCGTGGAGATGATGTCCCCCGGCAAAAGCGTCATCACCTGAGAGTGGAACGAGACCAAGAACAACGGCCGGAAGGTCATGTTCGCCACCACGTTCTCTCGATGCAGGCGCCCGTTGACATATGTGCCCACCTTCAACTGGTCCACGTCCGCGACCTCGTCCACCGTGACGAACTCCGGCCCGAAGCTGAAGAACGTGTCGAAGTTCTTCGCCCGGGTCAAAAAGCGCGGGTTTTTCTGCAGGATATCCTCCGCCGTCATGTCGATCACGGTCGTGAACCCGGCCACCACCGACGGCGCCTCCTCAAGCGGCACGTCCTTGCAGCGCTTACCGATGATCACCGCCAACTCCGCCTCCGCAGTCACCCGCTGGGACTGAGGCGGCAGCACGATGTCATCGCCCGGCCCGATGATGGTCGTGTCGGCCTTCATGAAGCTGGCCGGTTCCTCCGTCGGGTGGACGGCATTCAGGTCCCCGGCGTGCTCCCGGTAGTTGAGTCCGATGCCCCAAATCTTACGCGGACGCCGGTACAGCGGCCCGAACCGGCACGCCTCGAGCGGGATGCTGTCTTTGGCGGCCGCCTCCCTCTGCTCCGCCTGGACCACGCGTACGGCATCCGCCAATTCTTCCAACCGTCCGGACTCCAGCAGTACCCCCAGGTCGGCCGGGAAATCCCGGCCCGTCAGCCGGTTGAGCGCGGGTACCGGCAGCACCGCCTCCCCGAGGCGCACCGCCAGCGTCTCCTCACCCGGGTTCTTGATGGTCACCAGTCTCATGATCGCTCTCCCTCCCGGCGGCCTTCCCCCGGCCGCCCTTGTCAACTTGCGTCGCCTCCGCCTCACCGGCGGGGCACGGCGCGCAGAAAGTCGAAGTCACACCCCTGGTCCGCCTGCAGCACGTGCTCCTGGTACAGGCGCGTCCAGCCGCGCACCGCCCGGTTTTGCGGCGGCTGCCAGGCCGCCCGCCGGGCCGCCAGCTCGTCTTCGGGCACCAGCAGCTCCAAGCGCCGGTTCTCCACATCCAACTCAATCCAGTCGCCGTCGCGCACCAGCGCCAACGGGCCGCCTACGGCCGCCTCCGGCGCCACGTGCAGCACCACCGTGCCGAACGCCGTGCCGCTCATCCGGCAATCGGAAATGCGGACCATGTCGTTGACGCCCTGGGCGAGGATCTTCTTCGGAATCGGGATCATCCCCGCCTCCGGCATGCCCGGCGCCCCGACCGGTCCGGCGTTGCGCAGCACCAGGACACTGTCGGGGGTCACCGGCAGGGCCGGGTCGTCGATGCGCGCCTCCAGATCGGCCACCGAGTCGAACACCACCGCCGGCCCCCGGTGCTTGAGCAGGTGCTTCGACGCCGCCTTCGGCTTGATCACCGCCCCGCTCGGAGCCAGGTTCCCGGTGAGCACCGCAATGCCCCCCGTCACGGCGATCGGCTTCTCACGTGTGGCGATGACCTCGTAGTACTTCTCGTGCCGCGGCCGCCGGTAGGCCGCAAGGTTCTCGCCGACAGTCCGGCCGGTCACGGTCCGGCACGACAGATGCAGGAGGTCGCGCAACTCCGACATGACCGCAGGCACCCCGCCCGCCTTGTGGAAGTCTTCCATCTGGAACCGCCCGGCCGGCCGCAGGTTCGCCAAAAATGGCGTGGTGCGGCCGATCTCGTCGAACAGCGACAGCGGCAGCTCGATGCCGAGCCGCCCCGCGATGGCGACCAGGTGGATGACCGCGTTGGTGGATCCGCCGATGGCCTGCAGCACGCGGATGGCGTTGACGAACGCCTCGTACGTCAAGATCTGCGACGGCCGGAGGCCTTCGCGCACCAGCCGGACAATCTGCCGTCCCGTCTCCTCCGCCAAGCGCAGCCGCCGGTTGTCCGGCGCTGGAATGGCCGCGGCGCCCGGAAGCATCATCCCCATCGCCTCCGCGCACGCAGCCATGGTGCTGGCGCTGCCCATCACCATGCAGTGGCCGGCAGTCGGCGCGAGTGCCTGGTTGATCTCCTCCAGCTCCTCGTCCGATACCCGCCCCGCGCGGTACTCCTGCCAGAAGAACCGGCAGTCGGTGCACGCCCCGAGCGTCCGCCCCTCGTACTCTCCGCTCTGCATCGGCCCGCCGGTCAGGAGAATGGCCGGCACGTCCGCGCTCGCCGCGCCCATCAACTGCGCCGGCGTCGTCTTGTCGCACCCGGACAACAGCACCACCCCGTCGATGGGCTGGGCGCGGATCATCTCCTCGGTGTCCATCGCCGCCAGGTTGCGGTAGAGCATCGCGGTCGGGCTGGTGAATACCTCACCCAACGAGATCGTCGGAAACTCAAGCGGGATCCCGCCTTCCATCAGGACCCCGCGCTTGACCGCGTCCACCAGCGGCCCGAAGTGGGTGTGGCAGCGGTTGATCTCGCTGTACGTGTTGCAAATGCCGATGATGGGCTTTTCGAAGTCCGCGTCGTCGAAACCGAGATGGCGTGAGAACGCCCGGCGCAAGAAGGCGCTGAAGCCTGGGTCGCCGTAGGATGTGCTCGCCTTCGCCGCCTTTGCCGGTGTATGCGCTTGCTCCACCCGCATCTCCCTCCTGTCCTATCGTCGCTTCTAAAAATAGCAAATTGCGTGCCACTTGTGCAGATGAAAATGTGCATTTTGAAACACGCCGGGTCGGGTTTAAGCCGATCCATCCATGCTCGTCATCCCGTGGCTTTACTTTTTCCGTGATTCGCTGTCATGATAGAGGGAAAAGGGTTCGTCCCACAATCCACATGGAGGGGATCCGATGCATCTGGCCCAATTCCCGCGCCGCCGCTACACGGCGGGGCCGACACCGATTGAATTTCTCCCGCGGCTCACAAAGGCCCTGGGCGGACCGCAGATCTACATGAAGCGGGACGACCTGCTCGGCCTGACCGCCGGCGGCAACAAGACGAGAAAGCTCGAGTTTTTGGTGGCGGACGCCCTCGCCAAGGGGGCGGACACGCTCATCACCTGCGGGGCCGTGCAGTCCAACCACTGCCGGCTCACCTTGGCCGCAGCCAACAAGGAAGGGCTCGGCTGCTGGCTGGTCCTCGAGGAGCGCGTCCCCAACAGCTACCGCCCGGACGCCAGCGGTAACAACTTCCTGTACAAACTTCTCGGGGTCCAGGGCGTGACCGTCGTACCCGGGGGCTCCGACATGATGGCCGAGATGGAGAAGGTCGCCGAAGGCCTGCGCCAACAGGGCAAGCGGCCGTACATCATCCCGGGCGGGGGTTCAAATCCCATCGGCGCCCTCGGGTACGTCGCCTGCGCCCAAGAGCTGTTGGCGCAATCGTTCGACCTGGGGGTGGCGTTTGACTACGTGGTGTGCGCCAGCGGCAGTGGGGGGACCCACGCCGGATTGCTGGCCGGCCTCCACGCCTCCTCCAGCGGCATCCCGGTGCTCGGCATCGACGTCAGCCGGCCCAAGGACGCGCAGGAGGCGCTCATCTACAAACTCGCCTGCGACACCCTGTCGTACCTCGGGGTCGAACACCCCCTGCCGCGTGAGGCGGTCACCTGCTTCGACGCCTACGTGGGCCCCGGCTACTCCTTGCCCACCGAGGGCATGGTCGAAGCCGTCCAAATGCTCGCCCGCACCGAGGCCATCCTTCTCGATCCGGTCTACACCGGCAAAGCCATGGCCGGGCTCATCGACCTGGTGCGCCAGGGGTATTTCCGCTCCGAAGACCGAGTCCTGTTTGTGCACACCGGCGGATCGCCCGCCCTGTACGCCTACACCTCCGTGGTCCTCGGCGAATCCTCTTGACAGGCCAGGCAGGCTCCTGAAAGACCGACGGCCATGGCGCCTCTCTGCGCGCCATGGCCGTCGTCTGGAGTCCGGACATTTCCTCCGCTCCTGAAGGCCCGTTCTCAGCCCTGGTTCTTGCCCGGGCCGAACCACTTCTGGGCCAACTGGTCGAGCTCCCCGTCCTGTTTCATCTCCCGAATCGCCTGGTTAAACTTGTCCACCCAGGGCGATCCCTTCGGGAAGGCGATCGCCGCCCCGTCGGCCGTCAGGTTCGGGATGTAGGTCATCTGCAGCTGCGGGTACTGCTGGACATACCCCTTGGCCACCGTATCCTCGATGATGGCCCCGTCATCCCGGCCGGTGATCACCTGCTGCACGATGGCCGGGATGGTGTTCAGCGAATCCACCGTCGCCCCCGGGATCTTCTTGGCCTCCGTCTCCTGGATGGAGCCCAACTGAGCCCCCACCCGCTTGCCCTTCAGGCTGTCGATGGTGGTGTACGGGCTGCCCTTCTTGGAGACGATGGTCATCTTGGCCTGGTAGTACAGGTCCGAGAAGTCGACGCTCTTCTTGCGATCGTCCGTCGGAGACATACCGGCGATGACGAAGTCCGCCCGGTGCGATTGCAGCGCTCCGACCAGCCCGTTGAAGTCCATGTCCTGAATCTTGTATTGGAAGTGCAACTTTTTCGCGATCGCGTCGGCGATGTCGATGTCGAAGCCGACGATTTTGTCCTGTCCGCTCGAGGTGTCGTGGAACTCGTACGGCTTGTAGTCGGCAGACGTGGCCAGGATCAGCGTCGGCTCCGCGCCGGTCGTGCCCGAGGCGCCGGTGTTGCCGGCGGTGTTGGCGGCCGTGCCTGCCCCCGCCCCGCACCCGGCGAGCGTGCCGAGCAGAAAGGTGGACGTGACGGCCCATGCAGCGATGCGATGCGTCATTTTCAACGGTGAAACCCCCCGGACATCCCATTCGGATTGTCGAATTTTGTCGACGGATGTATAACAAACATGTTTTATTGTATATCTATTCATCCGTTTGTCCAGAGGGAATTTTTTGCTCACCGCACGTTCGACAGCAGCGCTCCCAGCCGGGAAACCCCCAGCTCCAGCTCATCCCGGTTCAGATGGCTGAAGGACAGCCGCAGCCAGTCGTCCCCCGGCAAGAATGCGGCATCCTCATTGGCGGACCCGCTCTCCGGGTGAAAGTAGCGACCCGGCACGTACGCCACGCCCGCCCGCAGGGCCTGCGGCAGCAGGCGGGCCGTGTGCACGCCCGGCGTGTGGATCCAGACGAAGTAACCGCCCTGCGGCCGCATCCACCTCAAGCCGGGCGGAAGGTGGCGGCGCAGCGCCATCTCCATCCACGCCGCCCGCTGGCGGTACACCCGTTGCAGGAAACGCACCCGGCCCGCCAAGTCCACGCTGGAGAGGTACTCGGCCGCCACCGCCTCCGCAAACGGATGCCCCAGGTCCTTCTTGAACCACCCTGCCACCTCGATGAACGGCCGCGCCCCGGCCAGCCAGCCGATGCGAAGGCCCGGCGCGATGACCTTGGAAAGGGAGCCGACGTAGATCACACGGCCTTCCGTGTCGAGGGATTTGAGCGCCGGCACCGGATCCCCGAAGCCCAGCTCGCCGTAAGCGTCATCCTCGAGGATGAGAAAGTCGTACACCTCCGCCAGTTCCAAAAGCATCCGTCGCCGCAGCAAAGACAGGCAGGCGCCCGTCGGGTTCTGATACGAGGCGATGGTGTAGACGAGGCGGGGCAGTGGCAGGCCCTGGCGCCGACGCCGCTCCAGGTCCGCCGCCAACAGGTCGGTCTGCAGGCCGTCGTGATCGACCGGATAGGCAGCGATGTGCGGGGTGTAGTTGCGGAACACCTCCAACGCCTCCATGTAGGTGGGCGCCTCCACCGCCACCACGGCCTCCGGGTCGAGCAGCACCTGCGCCGTCAGGTCCAGCGCCTGACAGGCGCCCGCGGTGACCAGGATCTCGTCCGGCGCCACGGGCATCCCGCGCGCCTGCATCCGATCCCGCAGGATCTCCGGCAGCTCCTCAGCCCGCCCGCTGCCGAGGTAGTGGAAAGGCCGGTCCCCTTCCCGTTCCGTCAACCGGCGCACCGCCGCCCCCAGCTCCGCCACCGGTACCGTCTCCGGAGCCGGGTATCCGGCGCTGAGCCGCACGCACCCCGGGGGCAGCGGCGGCATCCAGGCTCCCGGCGGGGTGTACCGCTGCGCCCGCAACACACGCTGCGAAAATCGCCGCTGCCACGCGTCTTCCGCCACGACCGCTTCCTCCTCCCGCCTGGTTTCACTCGCCGGCCAGCGTGATCGCCAGCCGCTCCAACTCTGCCAACGCCGCCTGCACCCGCGACGCCTCCGCGTCCACCGCCGTCCGCGCGGCTTCCAGCTGCCGCCGGCGTTCGGCCAGGGCCCGGCGGACCTCCTCCGGCGCTGGACCCCCGGGCAGCCGCCGGATGCGGACGAAGTGAACCGGATCGAGCGCCTCGGCGATCACGTCGTCCGGCAACCCGAGGGGCCGCCCGAGGACGGCCTGCGCCGCCTCATCCACCAGAGCCCCGTCGACCGCGGACACCGGGATGCCCCGGGCCAGGGCGCGCTGTACCACCGCCGCCGTCACCGCGTGGGCGGTGCGGAAGGGCAGGCCGGCTGTGCGGACCAGGGTGTCCGCCAGCTCGGTGACCGTCGCGAAGCTCTCCCGCGCACGCCGCAGGAGCAGATCCCGGTTCACCTCCAGGGTGCCCAGCACCGCCGCGTAGAGGCGGAAGACCTGATCCGCGAGATCGACACTGCGCCACAGGTGGGGTTGCAGGTCGTCCTCCGTGTCGTTGATGTCCCCGAAGGGGGTGTTGTGCATCATCTGCAACACGGTCGACGCGCTGCCGAAGCCGCTCGAACTCAGCGCCCGGATGTGCTCGAGGGACACCGGATTTCGCTTCTGCGGCATGATGGAGCTGGTCTGCACGTACGGGTCGGCCACGCGGATGGCGCCGAACTCTTGGGTGGCCCACCACAGCATATCCTGCACGTACCGGCCGATCCCCAAAAACGCGAGCTGGACCGCGGTCGCCGCCTCGGCCAGGTAGTCGCCCCCGCCGATGGCGTCGTACGCGTTCTCCACGATCCCGTCGAAGCCGAGCAGATCCGCCACGCGCCGGCGATCGATGGAAAACCCGGTGGTGGTGAGCGCCGCCGCCCCGAGGGGCGAGCGGTTGCAGGTGCGGTAGGCGGCTCGAAGGCGGGTGATGTCGCGCGCCACCGAGTCGTGGACCGCGATGAGGTAGTGCGCCAGGGTCATCGGCTGGGCCTGCTGCGTGTGCGTGTACCCCAGCATCACCGTGTCCGCGTGCTCCTCCGCCACGTCGATCACGGTGCCGAGGAAAGACAGCGCCGATCCGATGGCGCGCTGGAGCCTTTCGCGCAGGGCCAGCCGGTACATGGCGACCCCGAGGTCGTTGCGGCTGCGGGCCAGGTGCAAGCTGCCTCCGACCTCCCCGGCCGCCTGGATGATCTTTCGCTCGACGGAGAAGAACAGGTCTTCGCACGACCCGTCGTACCGGCTCGACGCCAGCTCGTCCAGGTTCAGACTGCGGATGGCCCGCATGACGACACCCGCGTCCGGCTGGGAGATCAATCCCTGTTCCGCGAGCATCACCAGATGGGCTTGGTGGATCTGCAGCATCGGGGTGAGCAGGTGCACCTTCGCCTGTTCATAGGCGGGGGCGAGGACCACCTCCGCGTACGTCCTCCCGGGAAACGTCCGCCCTTCCCGCGCGAATATGTCCGATTTTGTCATCGCTGCGCCTCCATGCTGTGGGATGAGCCAGGCGGGCCGGCGGGCCCGGCGTCCGGCACCGGGATCGTCCGTCAACCCTTCACGCCGGTGAGGGCGATGCCCTCGACGATGCGCTTCTGGAAGATGAAATAGAGGATCACGATCGGGATCACGGCGAGCGTGCTCATCGCCATGATGACGTTCCACTGCAGGCCGCCGTTATCCGCCGTCGAGAACATCCCGATGCCGATGGGCAGGGTGCGCATGGACTCCGTCGACACGACGATGACCGGCCACAGATACGCGTTCCAGTTGCCGAGAAACGACAGGATCCCGAGCGCCGACAGGGCGGGCTTCACCTGCGGCAGGGCGACCTGCAGAAAGATGCGAAATTCGGACATGCCGTCGATGCGTGCTGCGTCCAACAGGTCGTCGGGGACGCCGAGCATGAACTGGCGCATCAGGAACACCCCGAAGGCCTCCATGAGCCCCGGGAACATGATGCCCCAGTAGGTGTCGACCCAGCCGAACTGGGCGCTCATCACGTACCACGGGATCACCAACAGCTCCGTCGGCACCATCATGGTGCTGAGGATGAGGAGGAAGATGAGCTGATTCCCGCGGAATCGGAACTTGGCCAAGGTGTACCCGACGAGCGAAGCGAAGAACAGCTCGCTCACCGTGACGACGACGGCCACCACGATGCTGTTGAGGTACCAACGGCCGTACTGGGTCTCCGTAAACACCTGCCGATACGCGGACAAGTCCCACTGCTTCGGCCAGAAGTGGAATTGATAGAACTCCGGCACGCTTTTGAAAGACGACAGGATCATCCAGACGAACGGGAATGCGACCACCACGACGCCGATCCACAACAGGACGTGGATGACCCACACCCCGATGCTCGCTCTGCGCGCCACAAGGCTCCCCCCCTTTGCCGCCGCGTCTCGGGCGTCAATACTCGTACGCCCGGTTCAACACCTTCAACTGCACCAGGGTCACCAGCAGGATGAGAATGAACAGGACCACCGTCACGGCCGACGCGTACTGCAGGTTGAAGTCGTTGAAGCCGGCGTTGTACACGTACACCACCATGCTCACCGTGCTGTTGAGCGGCCCGCCGGCCTGTCCACCGCTGCCCCCGGTCAGGTTCTCGATCTGCGTGAAGGTCTGGAGCGCGCTGATGACCCCGGTGACGGCGAGAAAGACGAGAGTCGGATTGAGCAGCGGCCAGGTGACCCAACGGAACGTCTGCCAGGCCCCGGCGCCGTCCACCCGGGCCGCCTCCAAAAAGCTCCGCGGGATGGCCTCGAGCCCGGCCATGAAAATGAGCATGGCGAATCCGGCGTTTTGCCAGATCATCACGATGCTGACCGCCAACAGCGCCTCGTGCGGGTCGCGCAGCCACAGCTGCGCCGGGATGTGGAACCAGCCCAGCACCTCGTTGATGATGCCGGAATTGGGATCGTACATCAGGCGCCACACCCAGCTGACCGCGACCACGGAGGTGATGTACGGCAAGAAGTACACCGTCCGGTAAAACCCCTTCAGATGCCGTACCCGCCCGATCATCAGGGCCAACACCAGTCCGAAGGCCATCTGCGCCGGGACCGTGATCACGACGTACAGAAGCGTATTGCCGAGCGCCCGCCGGAACGTGTCGTCCGCCAGCATCTCCCGGAAGTTGGCGAGCGTCGGCCCGTGGCCGTTGTCGGTGAAAAACGCCATCCCGAATGCGTACAGGGTGGGCAGAATGCGGATGCCCACGAAGAACAGGACGGGCACCACGAGGAATGCGTACGCCG includes the following:
- a CDS encoding transporter substrate-binding domain-containing protein; amino-acid sequence: MTHRIAAWAVTSTFLLGTLAGCGAGAGTAANTAGNTGASGTTGAEPTLILATSADYKPYEFHDTSSGQDKIVGFDIDIADAIAKKLHFQYKIQDMDFNGLVGALQSHRADFVIAGMSPTDDRKKSVDFSDLYYQAKMTIVSKKGSPYTTIDSLKGKRVGAQLGSIQETEAKKIPGATVDSLNTIPAIVQQVITGRDDGAIIEDTVAKGYVQQYPQLQMTYIPNLTADGAAIAFPKGSPWVDKFNQAIREMKQDGELDQLAQKWFGPGKNQG
- a CDS encoding PLP-dependent aminotransferase family protein, whose protein sequence is MAEDAWQRRFSQRVLRAQRYTPPGAWMPPLPPGCVRLSAGYPAPETVPVAELGAAVRRLTEREGDRPFHYLGSGRAEELPEILRDRMQARGMPVAPDEILVTAGACQALDLTAQVLLDPEAVVAVEAPTYMEALEVFRNYTPHIAAYPVDHDGLQTDLLAADLERRRRQGLPLPRLVYTIASYQNPTGACLSLLRRRMLLELAEVYDFLILEDDAYGELGFGDPVPALKSLDTEGRVIYVGSLSKVIAPGLRIGWLAGARPFIEVAGWFKKDLGHPFAEAVAAEYLSSVDLAGRVRFLQRVYRQRAAWMEMALRRHLPPGLRWMRPQGGYFVWIHTPGVHTARLLPQALRAGVAYVPGRYFHPESGSANEDAAFLPGDDWLRLSFSHLNRDELELGVSRLGALLSNVR
- the argH gene encoding argininosuccinate lyase gives rise to the protein MTKSDIFAREGRTFPGRTYAEVVLAPAYEQAKVHLLTPMLQIHQAHLVMLAEQGLISQPDAGVVMRAIRSLNLDELASSRYDGSCEDLFFSVERKIIQAAGEVGGSLHLARSRNDLGVAMYRLALRERLQRAIGSALSFLGTVIDVAEEHADTVMLGYTHTQQAQPMTLAHYLIAVHDSVARDITRLRAAYRTCNRSPLGAAALTTTGFSIDRRRVADLLGFDGIVENAYDAIGGGDYLAEAATAVQLAFLGIGRYVQDMLWWATQEFGAIRVADPYVQTSSIMPQKRNPVSLEHIRALSSSGFGSASTVLQMMHNTPFGDINDTEDDLQPHLWRSVDLADQVFRLYAAVLGTLEVNRDLLLRRARESFATVTELADTLVRTAGLPFRTAHAVTAAVVQRALARGIPVSAVDGALVDEAAQAVLGRPLGLPDDVIAEALDPVHFVRIRRLPGGPAPEEVRRALAERRRQLEAARTAVDAEASRVQAALAELERLAITLAGE
- a CDS encoding carbohydrate ABC transporter permease yields the protein MARRASIGVWVIHVLLWIGVVVVAFPFVWMILSSFKSVPEFYQFHFWPKQWDLSAYRQVFTETQYGRWYLNSIVVAVVVTVSELFFASLVGYTLAKFRFRGNQLIFLLILSTMMVPTELLVIPWYVMSAQFGWVDTYWGIMFPGLMEAFGVFLMRQFMLGVPDDLLDAARIDGMSEFRIFLQVALPQVKPALSALGILSFLGNWNAYLWPVIVVSTESMRTLPIGIGMFSTADNGGLQWNVIMAMSTLAVIPIVILYFIFQKRIVEGIALTGVKG
- a CDS encoding carbohydrate ABC transporter permease is translated as MKAVVLEPRRAPVTNRPPRMSLAARRALTAYAFLVVPVLFFVGIRILPTLYAFGMAFFTDNGHGPTLANFREMLADDTFRRALGNTLLYVVITVPAQMAFGLVLALMIGRVRHLKGFYRTVYFLPYITSVVAVSWVWRLMYDPNSGIINEVLGWFHIPAQLWLRDPHEALLAVSIVMIWQNAGFAMLIFMAGLEAIPRSFLEAARVDGAGAWQTFRWVTWPLLNPTLVFLAVTGVISALQTFTQIENLTGGSGGQAGGPLNSTVSMVVYVYNAGFNDFNLQYASAVTVVLFILILLVTLVQLKVLNRAYEY
- a CDS encoding D-cysteine desulfhydrase — translated: MHLAQFPRRRYTAGPTPIEFLPRLTKALGGPQIYMKRDDLLGLTAGGNKTRKLEFLVADALAKGADTLITCGAVQSNHCRLTLAAANKEGLGCWLVLEERVPNSYRPDASGNNFLYKLLGVQGVTVVPGGSDMMAEMEKVAEGLRQQGKRPYIIPGGGSNPIGALGYVACAQELLAQSFDLGVAFDYVVCASGSGGTHAGLLAGLHASSSGIPVLGIDVSRPKDAQEALIYKLACDTLSYLGVEHPLPREAVTCFDAYVGPGYSLPTEGMVEAVQMLARTEAILLDPVYTGKAMAGLIDLVRQGYFRSEDRVLFVHTGGSPALYAYTSVVLGESS